A stretch of Catenulispora sp. MAP5-51 DNA encodes these proteins:
- a CDS encoding DUF6230 family protein, whose product MKDALGSQVLGGTKWKRFALVMVPTVGIAGAMTVAMAQGVLASSFAVSGQRFEVSADQLDGQTFAQSGDVVVDANGKPHAVAVAGIKSATITNMCQSVVVPIPVLGNLSIILRAGGGGTPVQATDLVLDADQVNADATFTGVTIGASAADIASKTGIQGFDKHTGNPDGSTTPFAAGDFGQVVDHAVLTDVKQTAYSTTAGTMALKGLSISANLSAQGCY is encoded by the coding sequence ATGAAGGACGCATTGGGCTCCCAGGTGCTGGGCGGCACCAAGTGGAAGCGCTTCGCCCTGGTGATGGTCCCCACCGTCGGCATCGCCGGCGCGATGACCGTCGCGATGGCCCAGGGTGTGCTGGCCAGCTCGTTCGCCGTGTCCGGCCAGCGGTTCGAGGTCTCCGCCGACCAGCTCGACGGCCAGACCTTCGCCCAGTCCGGCGACGTGGTCGTCGACGCCAACGGCAAGCCGCACGCGGTCGCCGTGGCCGGCATCAAGAGCGCCACCATCACCAACATGTGCCAGTCCGTGGTCGTGCCGATCCCGGTCCTGGGCAACCTGTCGATCATCCTGCGCGCCGGCGGCGGCGGCACCCCGGTGCAGGCCACCGACCTGGTCCTGGACGCCGACCAGGTGAACGCCGACGCGACGTTCACCGGTGTGACCATCGGCGCCAGCGCCGCGGACATCGCCAGCAAGACCGGCATCCAGGGCTTCGACAAGCACACCGGCAACCCCGACGGCTCCACCACGCCGTTCGCCGCCGGCGACTTCGGCCAGGTCGTGGACCACGCGGTGCTGACGGACGTCAAGCAGACCGCCTACTCCACCACCGCCGGCACGATGGCGCTCAAGGGCCTGTCGATCTCGGCGAACCTGAGCGCCCAGGGCTGCTACTAG
- a CDS encoding DUF6114 domain-containing protein, producing the protein MSTINAELSGGEENVLARGWRGFKVWRRSRPFWAGLWTLLAALELWSIPFLQPLLVQHKLNIKMAGIAGVSTMAITPALIMMAAAMWFAPGYRVFAGVFTLVCALLSMVVSNFGGFLLGMLLGVFGGGLAFSWTPRMTEEQIAAQARAERAYRDALSGDMPPSARAPLGQAGAEAAEQAAPYQFEADSYPAAEPIPGVAGYQGTRGEMTSALPQTGDPTPAETVPAAQPRDAVPPLPRAEDTPLGA; encoded by the coding sequence GTGAGCACCATCAACGCCGAATTGTCCGGGGGCGAAGAGAACGTCCTGGCCAGAGGCTGGCGCGGGTTCAAGGTATGGCGCCGCTCCCGCCCGTTCTGGGCCGGGCTGTGGACGCTGCTGGCCGCCCTGGAGCTGTGGAGCATCCCGTTCCTGCAGCCCCTGCTGGTCCAGCACAAGCTGAACATCAAGATGGCCGGCATCGCCGGGGTGTCGACGATGGCCATCACGCCGGCGCTGATCATGATGGCCGCCGCGATGTGGTTCGCGCCCGGCTACCGGGTGTTCGCCGGGGTCTTCACCCTGGTGTGCGCGCTGCTGTCGATGGTGGTCTCGAACTTCGGCGGCTTCCTGCTCGGGATGCTGCTCGGGGTCTTCGGCGGCGGGCTGGCGTTCTCCTGGACGCCCCGGATGACCGAGGAGCAGATCGCCGCCCAGGCCAGAGCCGAACGGGCCTATCGCGACGCGCTGTCCGGCGACATGCCGCCCTCGGCGCGCGCGCCGCTGGGCCAGGCGGGCGCCGAGGCCGCCGAGCAGGCCGCCCCCTACCAGTTCGAGGCCGACTCGTACCCGGCCGCCGAACCCATCCCGGGCGTCGCGGGTTACCAGGGCACCAGAGGCGAGATGACCTCGGCCCTGCCGCAGACCGGCGACCCGACACCCGCCGAAACGGTTCCGGCCGCGCAACCGCGGGACGCCGTCCCGCCGCTGCCCCGCGCCGAGGACACACCTCTGGGGGCTTGA
- a CDS encoding TetR/AcrR family transcriptional regulator, with protein MASGSEDTPRGSSAQAAARTRGRPRNADADTAILAATRALLAERGWPDLTIAEVASRAGVAKTTLYRRWPGKADLVVDAMAELFSHLEVLDRGSMLQDALATVGQYVELLQLPETQAALLALSAEADRDDTLRAKVIDKVIDPQRHLVYEAWERACRRGEVEGETDIDLIFDMICGTLVHRILIKGQPVDEDYLTRFVSVVLAGLAQLRLSGGI; from the coding sequence ATGGCGTCCGGGTCCGAGGACACCCCGCGCGGCTCGTCGGCGCAGGCCGCGGCACGCACCCGCGGCCGGCCGCGCAACGCCGACGCCGACACCGCCATCCTGGCCGCGACCCGCGCCCTGCTCGCCGAACGCGGCTGGCCCGACCTGACCATCGCCGAGGTGGCCTCCCGCGCCGGCGTGGCCAAGACCACGCTCTACCGCCGCTGGCCCGGCAAGGCCGACCTGGTGGTGGACGCCATGGCCGAGCTGTTCTCGCACCTGGAGGTCCTGGACCGCGGCTCGATGCTGCAGGACGCCCTGGCCACCGTCGGACAGTACGTGGAGCTGCTTCAGCTGCCCGAGACGCAGGCGGCACTGCTGGCGTTGTCCGCCGAGGCCGACCGCGACGACACGCTGCGCGCGAAGGTCATCGACAAGGTCATCGACCCGCAGCGGCACCTGGTCTACGAGGCCTGGGAACGGGCCTGCCGGCGTGGCGAGGTCGAGGGCGAGACGGACATCGACCTGATCTTCGACATGATCTGCGGCACGCTGGTGCACCGGATCCTGATCAAGGGGCAGCCGGTCGACGAGGACTACCTGACGCGGTTCGTGTCGGTGGTGCTGGCGGGCCTGGCACAGCTGCGGCTCAGCGGCGGGATCTAG
- a CDS encoding MarR family winged helix-turn-helix transcriptional regulator, with protein sequence MPKDRNLSFDPIERAFESWKDRWGESTSMLAITSVMRAQQLLLARVDAIVKPYELTFARYEALVLLTFSRAGSLPLSKVGERLQVHPTSVTNIIDRLEKSGLVARRPNPDDGRGTLAEITAKGRQVVEAATADLMAAEFGMSALSSEQHRELFTVLRDLRVAAGDFEA encoded by the coding sequence GTGCCCAAGGACCGGAATCTCTCGTTCGACCCGATCGAGCGCGCCTTCGAGTCGTGGAAGGACCGCTGGGGCGAGTCCACTTCGATGCTCGCCATCACCTCGGTCATGCGGGCGCAGCAGCTGTTGCTGGCCCGGGTCGACGCGATCGTCAAGCCCTACGAGCTCACCTTCGCCCGCTACGAGGCGCTGGTGCTGCTGACCTTCAGCCGGGCCGGATCGCTGCCGCTGTCCAAGGTCGGCGAGCGGCTGCAGGTGCACCCGACGTCGGTCACGAACATCATCGACCGGCTGGAGAAGTCCGGCCTGGTGGCCCGGCGCCCCAACCCCGACGACGGCCGCGGCACCCTGGCCGAGATCACGGCCAAGGGCCGGCAGGTCGTCGAGGCCGCGACCGCGGACCTGATGGCCGCCGAGTTCGGGATGAGCGCGTTGAGCTCCGAGCAGCACCGGGAGCTGTTCACCGTGCTGCGCGACCTGCGGGTCGCCGCGGGCGATTTCGAGGCCTAA
- a CDS encoding enoyl-CoA hydratase/isomerase family protein — protein sequence MGEFVRVETEGAVGVIRLDRPKMNALNVQVQRELHEAAEQVGSDPAIRAVVIWGGEKVFAAGADIKEMQDMSYADMAQHSVRLQDAFKALAAIPKPVIAAITGYALGGGCELALTADFRVAAQDARLGQPEILLGLIPGAGGTQRLPRLVGPARAKDLIFSGRQVGATEALAIGLVDRVVPAEDVYKTAMEWAGTFAGGPALALKAAKEAVNHGLEVDLDTGLEIERLQFTGTFATEDRTEGMRAFTAKEKAAFTGR from the coding sequence ATGGGCGAGTTCGTACGCGTGGAGACCGAGGGCGCGGTGGGCGTGATCCGCCTGGACCGCCCGAAGATGAACGCGCTGAACGTGCAGGTGCAGCGCGAGCTGCACGAGGCCGCCGAGCAGGTCGGCTCCGACCCGGCGATCCGCGCCGTGGTGATCTGGGGCGGGGAGAAGGTCTTCGCGGCCGGCGCCGACATCAAGGAGATGCAGGACATGTCCTACGCGGACATGGCGCAGCACTCCGTGCGGCTCCAGGACGCCTTCAAGGCGCTGGCCGCCATCCCCAAGCCGGTCATCGCCGCCATCACCGGCTACGCCCTGGGCGGCGGCTGTGAGCTGGCGCTGACCGCCGACTTCCGGGTCGCGGCCCAGGACGCCAGGCTCGGCCAGCCGGAGATCCTGCTCGGCCTGATCCCCGGCGCCGGCGGCACGCAGCGGCTGCCGCGGCTGGTGGGTCCGGCCAGGGCCAAGGACCTGATCTTCTCCGGCCGGCAGGTCGGCGCCACCGAGGCGCTGGCCATCGGCCTGGTGGACCGCGTGGTGCCGGCCGAGGACGTGTACAAGACTGCTATGGAGTGGGCCGGCACTTTCGCCGGGGGTCCGGCGTTGGCCTTGAAGGCGGCCAAGGAGGCCGTGAACCACGGGCTGGAGGTGGATCTGGACACCGGTCTGGAGATCGAGCGCCTGCAGTTCACCGGGACGTTCGCCACCGAGGACCGGACCGAGGGCATGCGGGCGTTCACGGCCAAGGAGAAGGCGGCGTTCACCGGGCGCTGA
- a CDS encoding heavy metal-binding domain-containing protein, whose translation MEQLPQAAQARMDEIRGSGTWGSALTTNEFAAVRAAGFEPVGQVLGSCVYHLGYTGAYNCPGAWMGGAGYTSTSTGRYSAYGPLTQSLYEARRLAVDRMSTECSLLGGDGVVGVRLTIGRFPAGGLEFSAIGTAVRAANSAVRPRTPFTSHVTGQEFAKLVMNGWVPVSLVLGIAIGTRHDDWWTRMSSRRWAGNQEVAGYTDLVNQTRHASRAELARNVRGVHADGVVVSSIELEIRERECPVTDGQRDHICEATAIGTAIAAFKSSRQPPRTGSLAIMSLDPERRAAARRETSVRYL comes from the coding sequence ATGGAACAGCTCCCGCAGGCGGCCCAGGCCCGGATGGACGAGATCCGGGGCTCCGGCACCTGGGGCTCGGCCCTGACCACCAACGAGTTCGCCGCCGTGCGCGCCGCCGGCTTCGAGCCCGTCGGCCAGGTCCTGGGCTCGTGCGTGTACCACCTGGGCTACACCGGCGCCTACAACTGCCCCGGGGCGTGGATGGGCGGCGCCGGCTACACCTCGACCTCCACCGGCCGCTACTCGGCCTACGGGCCGCTGACGCAGTCCCTGTACGAGGCCCGCCGACTGGCGGTGGACCGGATGAGCACCGAGTGCTCGCTGCTCGGCGGGGACGGCGTGGTCGGGGTCCGGCTGACGATCGGGCGCTTCCCGGCCGGCGGCCTGGAGTTCTCGGCGATCGGCACCGCGGTGCGCGCCGCGAACAGCGCGGTGCGGCCGCGCACGCCGTTCACCTCGCACGTCACCGGCCAGGAGTTCGCCAAGCTGGTGATGAACGGCTGGGTCCCGGTCTCGCTGGTGCTCGGCATCGCCATCGGCACCCGGCACGACGACTGGTGGACCCGGATGTCCTCGCGCCGCTGGGCCGGCAACCAGGAGGTGGCCGGCTACACCGACCTGGTGAACCAGACCCGCCACGCCTCCCGGGCCGAGCTGGCCCGGAACGTGCGGGGCGTGCACGCCGACGGCGTCGTGGTCTCCTCCATCGAGCTGGAGATCCGGGAGCGGGAGTGCCCGGTCACCGACGGCCAGCGGGACCACATCTGTGAGGCGACGGCGATCGGCACCGCCATAGCGGCGTTCAAGAGCAGCCGGCAGCCGCCCAGGACCGGCTCGCTGGCGATCATGTCGCTGGACCCGGAGCGGCGCGCCGCCGCCCGGCGTGAGACGTCAGTGCGATACCTGTGA
- a CDS encoding ABC transporter permease subunit translates to MTTPLDPGPDPEPPGQRRGLESYPEFFAYPIDPDVHETALIPRIRTGAPLPYQKPYSPPPPAFDDRTGRAAMANTPDAEGTQPTAQPAPAYPDAYPEAYIKDKPSAYSSPVPEPRAPHGSPLPRMPRMPRGQAPAQAANPPSQAPETSTPHTQTTAPAQQPQAPLSQTPPVQPGLSYGQAQAPSTPSHLQAPVAQTLSSRLQVPAPPSQAQPFSAMPQTPAPAPLPQMPPPLAQTQAFSPQPQPEASPLPPPLPAPVPLPPRPPRSRSARKPGRRRAKRSLAATLWPFQAFARPVPAKAQNTAHIRSRSTTATVWRKLRADRAAVLGGCTVVVLILLAVFAPVVTGLFGVTPNALHPELTDATFGPHGGFGGISWAHPLGVDQRMGRDILARLLYGSRVSLLIAGGATLLSVGLGVALGVLSGYLGGRVDLVVMRVADVFLAFPLMLFALGLTGALSDQAFGLSGNALRIAIMIFVMGFFNWPYIARIVRAEVLSLRGREFVDAARAMGASTRWIVGRELLPNLLAPILVYTTLLIPANIVFEAGLSALGIGLNPPASSWGQMLTDAVATVYTDPEYLIVPGMAVFITVLAFNLFGDGLRNATDPTAQ, encoded by the coding sequence ATGACCACGCCGCTGGACCCCGGGCCCGACCCGGAACCCCCGGGGCAAAGGCGCGGCCTGGAGAGCTACCCGGAGTTCTTCGCCTACCCGATCGACCCCGACGTCCACGAGACGGCGCTCATCCCCCGCATCCGCACCGGAGCACCGCTACCGTATCAGAAGCCTTATTCACCACCCCCGCCCGCCTTTGACGACCGCACCGGACGTGCGGCGATGGCGAACACCCCGGACGCCGAAGGCACCCAGCCGACAGCCCAGCCGGCGCCCGCGTACCCGGATGCGTATCCGGAGGCTTATATAAAGGACAAGCCCTCGGCTTACTCCTCCCCGGTCCCCGAACCGCGAGCACCGCACGGATCGCCACTGCCCCGGATGCCGCGGATGCCGCGCGGCCAGGCGCCGGCGCAAGCGGCGAACCCGCCTTCGCAAGCGCCGGAAACCTCAACGCCGCATACGCAAACGACGGCACCGGCGCAGCAGCCGCAAGCCCCGCTTTCGCAAACGCCGCCTGTTCAGCCGGGGCTTTCGTATGGGCAAGCCCAGGCGCCCTCAACGCCGTCGCATCTGCAAGCTCCGGTAGCGCAAACGCTGTCTTCGCGCCTGCAAGTGCCGGCGCCGCCGTCGCAAGCGCAGCCGTTCTCGGCGATGCCGCAGACACCAGCCCCGGCGCCGCTGCCGCAAATGCCGCCGCCGCTCGCGCAGACGCAGGCTTTTTCGCCGCAGCCGCAGCCGGAAGCCTCCCCGCTGCCGCCCCCGCTGCCGGCCCCCGTACCCCTGCCGCCGCGCCCACCCCGCTCCCGCTCCGCGCGCAAGCCGGGTCGGCGGCGGGCCAAGCGGAGCCTGGCCGCCACCCTGTGGCCGTTCCAGGCCTTCGCGCGCCCCGTGCCGGCGAAGGCCCAGAACACCGCGCACATTCGCTCCCGTTCCACCACGGCCACGGTCTGGCGCAAGTTGCGTGCCGATCGGGCCGCGGTGCTCGGTGGCTGCACCGTGGTGGTGCTGATCCTGCTCGCGGTGTTCGCGCCGGTGGTCACCGGGTTGTTCGGGGTGACGCCGAACGCGCTGCATCCGGAGCTCACCGATGCCACCTTCGGGCCGCATGGTGGCTTCGGGGGGATCAGCTGGGCTCATCCGCTCGGGGTGGATCAGCGGATGGGGCGGGACATTCTGGCGCGGCTGTTGTACGGGTCGCGGGTGAGTCTGCTGATCGCCGGGGGTGCGACGTTGCTCAGCGTCGGGCTCGGGGTGGCGCTGGGGGTGCTTTCCGGGTACCTCGGGGGGCGGGTGGACCTGGTGGTCATGCGGGTCGCCGACGTGTTCCTGGCGTTCCCCCTGATGCTGTTCGCGCTCGGACTCACCGGGGCGCTGTCCGATCAGGCCTTCGGCCTGTCGGGGAACGCGCTGCGGATCGCCATCATGATTTTCGTGATGGGCTTCTTCAACTGGCCCTACATCGCGCGCATCGTGCGTGCCGAGGTGCTCTCGCTGCGGGGGCGGGAGTTCGTCGACGCGGCGCGGGCGATGGGGGCCTCGACCCGGTGGATCGTGGGACGGGAGCTGCTGCCGAACCTGTTGGCGCCGATCCTCGTCTACACCACCCTGCTCATCCCGGCGAACATCGTCTTCGAAGCCGGATTGTCCGCATTGGGCATAGGTCTGAACCCTCCCGCCTCGTCGTGGGGGCAGATGCTGACCGACGCGGTCGCCACCGTGTACACCGACCCCGAGTATCTGATCGTGCCGGGCATGGCAGTATTCATCACCGTGCTGGCGTTCAACCTGTTCGGCGACGGGTTGCGGAACGCCACCGATCCCACCGCACAGTGA
- a CDS encoding tetratricopeptide repeat protein, translated as MRQRPQIPGMAAGGGSGLPASALRGVVDLGALAAKPQAAPAAPAQAAPADGSGPAADGTGAIGSPLVFDTSDATFDADVIERSMTVPVVIDFWAEWCGPCKQLSPVLERLAEEYAGRFVLAKLDVDANPQLAQEFGIQSIPMVMAVVGGRLVPLFPGAVPEAQVRRYLDELLRLAAENGVTGTADGQAPEELPEPPMDPALAAAYSALEENDLDGAAQAFRDVLNANPGDTEAKLALAQVELMLNTRDLDVDQVRSDAAAKPDDVAAQIAAAELDLSTGRVDEAIDRLVAFVARNAGADRDAARVKLLDFFELLGPEDPRTATGRQKLTRVLF; from the coding sequence ATGAGACAGCGACCTCAGATCCCCGGGATGGCCGCCGGCGGAGGCTCCGGCCTGCCCGCCTCAGCCCTGCGCGGCGTGGTGGACCTCGGGGCCCTCGCCGCCAAGCCGCAGGCCGCACCGGCCGCGCCGGCCCAGGCGGCCCCGGCCGACGGTTCCGGCCCGGCTGCCGACGGCACCGGCGCCATCGGCTCGCCCCTGGTCTTCGACACCTCCGACGCCACCTTCGACGCCGACGTCATCGAGCGCTCGATGACCGTCCCGGTCGTCATCGACTTCTGGGCCGAGTGGTGCGGCCCGTGCAAGCAGCTCTCCCCGGTGCTGGAGCGGCTGGCCGAGGAGTACGCCGGCCGCTTCGTGCTGGCCAAGCTGGACGTGGACGCCAACCCGCAGCTGGCCCAGGAGTTCGGCATCCAGTCCATCCCGATGGTGATGGCGGTGGTCGGCGGCCGGCTGGTCCCGCTGTTCCCGGGCGCGGTCCCGGAGGCGCAGGTCCGCCGCTACCTGGACGAGCTGCTGCGGCTGGCCGCCGAGAACGGCGTCACCGGCACCGCCGACGGCCAGGCCCCCGAGGAGCTGCCCGAGCCGCCGATGGACCCGGCGCTGGCCGCGGCGTATTCGGCGCTGGAGGAGAACGACCTCGACGGCGCCGCGCAGGCCTTCCGCGATGTCCTGAACGCCAACCCCGGCGACACCGAGGCCAAGCTGGCGCTGGCCCAGGTCGAGCTGATGCTCAACACCCGGGACCTGGACGTCGACCAGGTCCGCTCCGACGCCGCGGCCAAGCCCGACGACGTCGCGGCCCAGATCGCCGCCGCCGAGCTGGACCTGTCCACCGGCCGGGTGGACGAGGCGATCGACCGGCTGGTGGCCTTCGTGGCCCGCAACGCCGGCGCGGACCGGGACGCCGCACGGGTGAAGTTGCTCGACTTCTTCGAGCTGCTGGGCCCCGAGGACCCGCGCACCGCGACCGGCCGGCAGAAGCTGACCAGGGTCTTGTTCTGA
- a CDS encoding methylmalonyl-CoA mutase — protein sequence MDSEQISEGRDRWQARYDAARKRDADFTTISGTDVEPVYGPPEGSEVPGFERIGWPGEFPYTRGIHPTGYRGKPWTIRQFAGFGNAEQTNERYRMILAAGGGGLSVAFDMPTLMGHDSDSPRALGEVGHCGVAIDSAADMEVLFRDIPLGEVTTSMTISGPAVPVFCMYLVAAERQGVDIGRLNGTLQTDIFKEYIAQKEWLFDPEPHLRLIGDLMEFTAEKVPAYKPLSVSGYHIREAGATAAQELAFTLADGFGYVELGLSRGLDVDVFAPGLSFFFDAHVEFFEEIAKFRAARRIWARWMRDVYGAKTEKAQWLRFHTQTAGVSLTAQQPDNNVVRTAIEALAGVLGGTNSLHTNALDEVLALPSAKAAEIALRTQQVIMEETGVANVADPLGGSWYVEALTDRIEAEAEAIFQRIKDLDPNGAQHAVGPITAGLLRGIEDGWFTSEIAEASFAYQRSVEKGDKRIVGVNAYTDAIDEPLEILRVSHEVEREQVRVLGSRKAERDGEAVQAALATMLDAARTGANMVPAMLDAVRAEATLGEICDALRDEWGVYREPARI from the coding sequence ATGGACTCCGAGCAGATCTCCGAAGGCCGCGACCGCTGGCAGGCGCGCTATGACGCCGCGCGCAAGCGGGACGCCGATTTCACCACGATCTCCGGCACCGACGTCGAGCCGGTGTACGGCCCGCCGGAGGGCTCCGAGGTCCCCGGCTTCGAGCGGATCGGATGGCCGGGGGAGTTCCCCTACACGCGCGGGATCCACCCGACCGGCTACCGGGGCAAGCCATGGACCATCCGGCAGTTCGCCGGCTTCGGCAACGCCGAGCAGACCAACGAGCGCTACCGGATGATCCTGGCCGCCGGCGGCGGCGGGCTGTCCGTGGCCTTCGACATGCCGACCCTGATGGGCCACGACTCCGACTCCCCGCGCGCCCTGGGCGAGGTCGGCCACTGCGGCGTCGCCATCGACTCCGCCGCCGACATGGAGGTGCTGTTCCGCGACATCCCGCTGGGCGAGGTCACCACCTCGATGACGATCAGCGGCCCGGCCGTCCCGGTGTTCTGCATGTACCTGGTCGCCGCCGAGCGTCAGGGTGTGGACATCGGCCGGCTCAACGGCACGCTGCAGACCGACATCTTCAAGGAGTACATCGCGCAGAAGGAGTGGCTGTTCGACCCCGAGCCGCACCTGCGCCTGATCGGCGACCTGATGGAGTTCACCGCCGAGAAGGTCCCGGCGTACAAGCCGCTGTCGGTGTCCGGCTACCACATCCGCGAGGCCGGGGCCACGGCCGCGCAGGAGCTGGCGTTCACGCTCGCCGACGGCTTCGGCTACGTGGAACTGGGCCTGTCGCGCGGCCTGGACGTCGACGTGTTCGCCCCGGGCCTGTCGTTCTTCTTCGACGCGCACGTGGAGTTCTTCGAGGAGATCGCGAAGTTCCGCGCGGCCCGCCGCATCTGGGCCCGCTGGATGCGCGACGTCTACGGCGCCAAGACCGAGAAGGCGCAGTGGCTGCGCTTCCACACCCAGACCGCCGGCGTCTCGCTGACCGCGCAGCAGCCCGACAACAACGTGGTGCGCACCGCGATCGAGGCCCTGGCCGGCGTCCTGGGCGGCACCAACTCGCTGCACACCAACGCCCTGGACGAGGTCCTGGCCCTGCCCTCGGCCAAGGCCGCCGAGATCGCCCTGCGCACCCAGCAGGTGATCATGGAGGAGACGGGCGTGGCGAACGTCGCCGACCCGCTGGGCGGCAGCTGGTACGTCGAGGCCCTGACCGACCGCATCGAGGCCGAGGCCGAGGCGATCTTCCAGCGGATCAAGGACCTGGACCCCAACGGGGCCCAGCACGCGGTCGGCCCGATCACCGCCGGCCTGCTGCGCGGCATCGAGGACGGCTGGTTCACCTCCGAGATCGCCGAGGCCTCCTTCGCCTACCAGCGCTCGGTCGAGAAGGGCGACAAGCGCATCGTCGGCGTGAACGCCTACACCGACGCGATCGACGAGCCGCTGGAGATCCTGCGCGTCTCGCACGAGGTGGAGCGTGAGCAGGTGCGCGTCCTGGGTTCCCGCAAGGCCGAGCGGGACGGCGAGGCGGTCCAGGCCGCCCTGGCCACGATGCTCGACGCGGCGCGAACGGGTGCGAACATGGTGCCCGCGATGCTGGACGCGGTGCGCGCCGAGGCGACGCTCGGCGAGATCTGCGACGCGCTGCGCGATGAGTGGGGCGTCTACCGCGAGCCCGCGCGCATCTGA
- a CDS encoding PadR family transcriptional regulator has translation MSLRHALLGLLREQPASGYDLMQVFNASLHNIWPATQSQVYSELNKLAAAGLLTASAEGPRGRKEYALTEAGHVELRHWLLEVETDVHPRSEGLLKVFLLGAVSREQATGFLGWLGEMAARDVAAMEELETSIEWEDEDLHVYGRLVLEFAKRLAAMSREWSDWAVEQIAQSDSRILDGPPSEG, from the coding sequence ATGAGCCTGCGACACGCGCTGTTGGGCCTGCTGCGCGAGCAGCCGGCCAGCGGCTACGACCTGATGCAGGTCTTCAACGCCTCGCTGCACAACATCTGGCCGGCCACCCAGAGCCAGGTCTACTCCGAGCTCAACAAGCTCGCGGCCGCCGGTCTGCTGACCGCCTCGGCGGAGGGTCCCCGGGGCCGCAAGGAGTACGCGCTGACCGAGGCCGGCCACGTCGAACTGCGGCACTGGCTGCTGGAGGTCGAGACCGACGTGCACCCGCGCAGCGAGGGCCTGCTGAAGGTGTTCCTGCTGGGCGCGGTTTCCCGCGAGCAGGCCACCGGCTTCCTGGGGTGGCTGGGGGAGATGGCCGCCAGGGACGTCGCGGCGATGGAGGAGCTGGAGACGTCCATCGAGTGGGAGGACGAGGACCTGCACGTCTACGGACGGCTGGTGCTGGAGTTCGCCAAGCGGCTGGCCGCCATGAGCCGGGAGTGGTCGGACTGGGCCGTCGAGCAGATCGCGCAGAGCGACAGCAGGATCCTGGACGGGCCGCCGTCAGAAGGCTGA
- a CDS encoding heavy metal-binding domain-containing protein gives MADKIAHTAEGVPEDAMRRLAELKPGSPGSIFTSDLSVNEFLLVKEAGFRPLGLVLGSSIYHVGLQVARWGKSQELDVLSQAMYHARELAMSRMEAEADALGADGIVGVRLEVEFKEFGNDVAEFIAIGTAVKDDGSGQHGTVTWRNNKNQPFTSDLSGQDFWTLIRAGYAPLGMVMGSCVYHIAHQRFGAALGNIGKNVELEQFTQALYDARELAMARMQAEAEALHAEGIVGVQLRNHSHTWGSHTTEFFALGTAVRPLRPDHQIERPTMVLSLD, from the coding sequence ATGGCTGACAAGATCGCCCACACCGCCGAGGGCGTGCCCGAGGACGCCATGCGGCGCCTGGCCGAGCTCAAGCCCGGCTCGCCCGGCTCGATCTTCACCTCGGACCTGTCGGTGAACGAGTTCCTGCTGGTCAAGGAGGCCGGGTTCCGGCCCCTGGGCCTGGTCCTGGGCTCCTCGATCTACCACGTCGGCCTGCAGGTGGCGCGCTGGGGCAAGAGCCAGGAGCTCGACGTCCTGAGCCAGGCCATGTACCACGCCCGCGAGCTGGCCATGTCCCGCATGGAGGCCGAGGCCGACGCCCTCGGCGCGGACGGCATCGTGGGCGTCCGCCTGGAGGTGGAGTTCAAGGAGTTCGGCAACGACGTCGCGGAGTTCATCGCGATCGGCACCGCGGTCAAGGACGACGGCAGCGGCCAGCACGGCACCGTCACCTGGCGCAACAACAAGAACCAGCCCTTCACCTCGGACCTGTCCGGCCAGGACTTCTGGACGCTGATCCGGGCCGGCTACGCCCCGCTGGGCATGGTCATGGGCTCGTGCGTCTACCACATCGCGCACCAGCGCTTCGGCGCCGCGCTGGGCAACATCGGCAAGAACGTCGAGCTGGAGCAGTTCACCCAGGCCCTGTACGACGCCCGCGAGCTGGCCATGGCCCGGATGCAGGCCGAGGCCGAGGCGCTGCACGCCGAGGGCATCGTCGGGGTGCAGCTGCGCAACCACAGCCACACCTGGGGCTCGCACACGACCGAGTTCTTCGCCCTGGGCACCGCGGTGCGCCCGCTGCGGCCGGACCACCAGATCGAGCGGCCGACGATGGTCCTGAGCCTGGACTAG